One Sodalinema gerasimenkoae IPPAS B-353 DNA segment encodes these proteins:
- the hetR gene encoding heterocyst differentiation master regulator HetR yields the protein MNKDTDLIERLSPSAMDQIMLYLAFIAMRTSGHRHGAFLDAAATAAKCAIYLTYLEQGENLRMTGHLHHIEPRRVKVIVEEVRQALTEGKLLKMLGSQEPRYLIQFPYVWLEQYPWQPGKPRIAGSSLAPEEKRQLERKLPKPLPDAQTINSFQFMELIEFLHSRSQEDLPSERRMPLSEALAEHIKRRLIYSGTVTRIDSPWGMPVYALTRASYSPANDEERNYIMVEDTARYFRLMRDWTQRQPRTMRLLEELDIPSDRLQDALTELDELIRSWADKFHAKGGEPTVLQMVVGERDDSFMP from the coding sequence ATGAATAAAGATACCGATTTGATCGAGCGTCTGAGTCCGAGCGCGATGGATCAAATCATGCTCTATTTGGCATTCATTGCCATGCGGACTAGCGGACATCGACATGGAGCCTTTCTGGATGCGGCGGCGACGGCTGCCAAATGTGCCATCTACCTAACCTATCTCGAACAGGGTGAGAACTTGCGGATGACGGGTCATCTGCATCATATCGAACCCCGGCGGGTCAAGGTCATTGTCGAGGAAGTCCGTCAGGCCCTGACGGAAGGGAAACTTTTGAAAATGCTGGGGTCTCAGGAACCTCGCTATTTGATTCAGTTCCCCTATGTCTGGCTCGAACAATATCCCTGGCAACCCGGCAAACCTCGCATCGCTGGGAGCAGCCTGGCTCCAGAGGAAAAACGCCAACTGGAGCGAAAACTACCCAAACCTTTGCCTGATGCTCAAACCATTAATTCCTTCCAGTTTATGGAGTTGATTGAGTTTCTGCACAGCCGCTCTCAAGAAGATCTCCCATCTGAACGCCGGATGCCCCTCAGTGAAGCCTTAGCTGAGCATATCAAACGGCGTTTAATTTATTCAGGGACTGTCACCCGTATTGATTCTCCCTGGGGAATGCCGGTTTATGCCCTCACCCGTGCCTCCTATTCTCCCGCCAACGACGAGGAACGGAACTACATCATGGTTGAGGATACGGCTCGCTACTTCCGCCTAATGCGAGACTGGACACAACGGCAGCCTAGAACCATGCGCTTGTTGGAAGAGTTGGACATCCCCAGCGATCGCCTCCAAGATGCCTTAACAGAACTCGATGAACTGATCCGGAGTTGGGCCGACAAATTCCATGCCAAAGGCGGGGAACCCACGGTTCTGCAAATGGTGGTTGGGGAGCGAGACGATAGCTTTATGCCATAG